A region from the Dendropsophus ebraccatus isolate aDenEbr1 chromosome 1, aDenEbr1.pat, whole genome shotgun sequence genome encodes:
- the UBLCP1 gene encoding ubiquitin-like domain-containing CTD phosphatase 1 — protein MAGIPDSKAMTLSLIIKWGGQEFPLSALSEEDTVMDLKHSLKSLTGVLPERQKLLGLKYKGKPADNSVRLGVLKLKPNTKIMMMGTREESLEDVLAPPPDNDDVVNDFDIEEEVVEVENREENLAKISRRIKEYKVEVLNPPREGKKLLVLDVDYTLFDHRSCAETGLELMRPYLHEFLTSAYEDYDIVIWSATSMKWIEAKMKELGVSTNANYKITFMLDSAAMITVHTPRRGLIDVKPLGVIWGKYGEFYTKKNTIMFDDIGRNFLMNPQNGLKIRPFMKAHLNRDKDKELLKLSQYLKEIAKLDDLSELNHKHWERYLSKKQGQ, from the exons ATGGCCGGGATCCCCGATTCCAAGGCGATGACCCTATCCTTGATCATCAAGTGGGGCGGCCAGGAGTTCCCGTTGTCTGCCCTGTCTGAGGAGGACACGGTGATGGATCTGAAGCATTCCCTCAAGAGCCTCACCGGGGTCCTGCCGGAGCGACAGAAACTGCTGGGCCTTAAGTATAAGG GTAAACCGGCGGATAACAGCGTGAGGCTGGGCGTCCTGAAATTAAAACCAAATACAAAGATTATGATGATGGGAACCCGGGAAGAGAGCCTG GAAGATGTGCTGGCCCCACCGCCAGACAACGACGATGTTGTGAATGACTTCGACATTGAAGAGGAGGTTGTGGAGGTGGAAAATCG AGAAGAAAATCTAGCAAAGATTTCACGTCGCATCAAAGAGTACAAGGTAGAAGTCCTCAATCCACCCAGAGAAGGGAAGAAGCTGCTGGTCCTAGATGTGGACTACACGTTGTTTG ACCATCGATCCTGTGCTGAAACGGGATTGGAGCTTATGAGGCCGTACCTGCATGAATTTCTTACCTCCGCCTATGAAGATTATGACATTGTTATATGGT cggcAACTAGCATGAAGTGGATAGAAGCCAAAATGAAG GAGCTGGGTGTCAGCACGAATGCCAATTACAAGATCACTTTCATGTTGGACAGTGCGGCCATGATCACAGTGCACACGCCCAGGAGAGGCCTCATTGAT GTGAAGCCACTTGGGGTGATATGGGGCAAATATGGAGAGTTCTACACAAAGAAGAATACCATCATGTTTGACGACATTGGGCGGAATTTCCTGATGAATCCACAGAATGGCTTAAAG ATCAGACCTTTCATGAAAGCACATTTGAACCGGGATAAAGATAAAGAACTTCTGAAGTTGTCTCAGTACCTTAAAGAAATTGCTAAACTAGATGATCTTTCAGAGCTAAACCATAAACACTGGGAAAG